In Tautonia marina, the genomic stretch GAGAGCACCCCTCGATGTCGCCTCGTGAACTTCCGTAGCCGATACCATCTCGACTGGGGAGACGCCTCCACGGGTTGTCCGTCGAGGTGCCGTCGCACATCTGACGCAAAGGAGCCGACCGTCTCATAGCGCCGGTTGCGGTCTTTCTCGAGGGCCCGCAGCACGATCCAGTCCAACTCTCGCTGCAGCATTCTGCCGAGTCGGCTCCGCTCGCGCCGGTCGAGCGGCCCGGTCCCCGTATCCGAGGTCGTCCCCAGGGTGCTGACACGGGAACTCGGCGTCGGCGGATCTTCCTCGCGGATGATCCGCCGCATCTCGTCGAACGCCGCCGTGCGAAACCGCTCTCGGTCGAACGGCGTCGTGCCGGTGAGCAGCTCGTAGAGGAGCACGCCAAGGCTGTAAACGTCGCTGCGGGTATCCACGTCCACCCCGGAGAGCGCCGCCTGCTCCGGGCTCATGTACAGCGGTGTTCCCACCAGTTGCTGGAACGCGGTGTAGACGGTCCGATCGGTCAGCGAGGGTCCGGTCGCCTTGGCCACGCCGAAGTCGATCACCTTGGGCGCGGCCACCCCGTCGATCACCGTCACCAGCACGTTCGACGGCTTCAGGTCCCGGTGGATGACCCCCTTCTGGTGCGCGTGCTGCACCGCCCGGCAAACCAGGATGAACAGCTCCAGCCGGTCGCGCAGCGCCAGCCGTTCTTGCTCGCAATACGCGGTGATCGGCAGCCCCTTGACCAGTTCCATCACGAAGTAGGGGCGACCGCCCTCGGTGGTCCCAGCGTCGTGGACCCTGGCAATGTTCGGGTGGTCCATCAGGGCCAGGGCCTGCCGCTCGGCCTCAAAGCGGGCGATCACCTGTTTGGAGTCCATCCCCGGCTTGATCAGCTTCAACGCCACCCGACGGCGGACGGGCTCGTGCTGGTCGGCGACATAGACCACGCCCATCCCCCCCTCGCCAATGACCTCCCGCAGCGTGTAAGGGCCGACCGACATTCCTGACCCCTCGCCGGCCGGTGGCATCAGTTCGGTCGGGGTGTCTCGGTCCGGCAGGTCGAGCAACCCGAGGGGACGTTCGTGGGCCTCCAGCAGGTCGTCGATCTTCCGCCTCAGGGATGCATCGGTCCCGCACACCTCGTCGAGGAAGGCGGCCCGCGCCTCGGCCGAGTCCAGTTCCAGCACCTGCAGGAAGATCGATCGTTCATTAACCAGGCGGTTGTTCGTCATGGGTCACATCTCCCCCGGTCAACTCCCGGTGAGAAGACATGCGTAATCCGGGAGCAAAGCGGGCCAAATTACTGCAGATTAATCACAAGGCTTTTCGTCTTCATGATTTGCGCCTTCGGGCCCCAAGGCGCCAAGCTCCCGACCCAGCCAGGCCCTCGCGTAGGCCCAGGTCCGGTTCGCGGTCCGGGGAGAGATCGCCAGAACCTGGGCGACCTCCTCGATGGTCATGCCCGAGAAGACTCGGAGTGTGACCAGTTCGGCGGCCCGGGGGTCCTCGGCCCGGAGCCGGGTGAGGGCTTCGTCCAGGTCGAGGATGTTATCGCTGTCGGGCTCGATTTTCAGGTCGCCATCGAGCAACTCCCTGCGCCGAAGCTCACCGCCGCGGCGAAGGCTCTGCCGACGCCGGGCGGCATCGACCAGGACCCGCCGCATGGCCTCGGCCGCCGCGGCATAGAAGTGGCCGCGGCCTTCCCAGCCGACCTGGCTGGGGCCAATGAGCCGCAGGTAAGCCTCGTGGACGAGGGCGGTGGGCTGGAGGGTCTGCCCGGGCGCCTCGCGGGCCAGTTGCCGGGCGGCGAGCCGGCGCAGCTCGTCGTAAACCAGGGGCAAGAGCCGCTCAACGGCTCGCGGGTCGCCTTGCTCGATGTCCGAGAGAATCCGCGTGATGTCGTTCATGGGCGAACAGTCCCGGGAGATCGACCTCCCCGGCCGGGTGCACCGAAGCCGTCAGCTTCAGCACGGGACCGATCCGGGAAAGAGCATATTCAGGGATTCCTTGATTCCTTCCTGATGTTACACGTCACGCAATCACGACAACACCCTCCCGGGCCTCAGGGCAACGTCGAGGGCCTGCGGACCCGAAGGGGTGAGGCGATTTGCTTGCGCAACCGTTGCCACCCAATTATGATGAAGTTGTTGCGCCGGAAGATCACGATGCCAAACCGAGATGGCCTCCATGACCCACGTTGTTCTCAGCCCGACGCTGTCTCCAGCGGCGTCGTCGCCCGGCAATCGACGTGGGACCGCCACGGCGACGTCCTCTCGACCCCCCGTACCCTCGAAAGTATCCCATCGTGTGGTCCGTCCCTCCTCCCTCCCAAACGCCCTGTTTCGCCTGTCTCCCACGAACCCGACTCGACCGGCGAACTGGCGCTGGCAATTGGCTACCCGCATTGCCGATGGGGTGGCGGTCCGCCGATCGCAGGTCGATCCCTGGGTCGAGGTGACGGTTCGGTTTGCAAGACGACTGGCCCCGTGCCGGGGCCGCGATGATCGCGACGAGCTTCGCCGGCGGATGCCGAACCTGACGGCGGCCCACGAGCTGTTCACGGGCCGACCGCCCGACCGGTGGTGGCTCGAATCCTTGATCCTTGCCCGGGAAGCGCCGGGCGCAATTGCCGAGAAGCTCGGCGTCCCTTCGGAGGTCGTCCGGACGTATATGCATCTCTTTTTCGATCTGGAGGGCAGACTTACGAACGCCGCGCTGGTCCATCAGGTCGGGATTGGCCTGGCTCCGGGCCAGCCGCCGTGCGACCCGGCTCAGCTCTGGAAACTGCTCGGCTTCCTGGGAGGACGGGAGATCGTGCGGTGCCTGGTCGGGATGGCGAGGCTCGACCTGGCCGGCCCGGGGCGGGCAGATTTCGAGCGGGCGATCCTCGGGCAGTTGCGGGACGAGGCAGACATCCGGGCGGTGATCGCAACGCTCGTTGACGGGCCGTCCCCGACGACGGTCAAGGCCCTTCGGCTCCGCTCCCGCGCCGCGGCGTGGTGGGCGCGGCCCGCGATCGGGACCGTTGAGGATCAGAAGGCCATGGAGGGCCTGCATCTGGTCCTGGAACGAGCCCGTCGGCGTGCGGAATCTTCTGGGTGCGATGACCATTTCCAGCGAGCGGAGAAGCGTGATGCGTCCTGAACCCTCGATCGACTAAGCCTTGCCGCCTCGCGAGAGCGGCCCCCAGCGTCGTGCCCGACTGGCGGCCGAGGGCCGGTACGGTGAACTCCTGGCCGAGCTGGAACGGTCGTGCCCGAGCCTGATCGACGCGGAAGAGCTCTGGGACCAGATACTCCAGGCGAGTCGCGTCCGGGCGCAGGACGATCCGGCCGCCTTTGGACGAGCGGTGCTGGACGAGACGACCGGGTTCGTGAACTACCTGGTGCTTCGCAGCCATCATGCCCTGCAGGCGAGGCTTGCTGCTCACGATCGGGCCTCCCGCGATCACGGCCTGACAGGCCCGCCGCCAGAGCTGCAGGACCGGTCACTCGAACCCCTGATGAAGCTTCAGTCCCATCAGGCCGCCCTGCTGGAGGCACGGGCGAAGCTTCAGCGGCGCTGGCAACTGGTCGAGCCGGAGTCCGGAGCCCTGTCGAGATCGACGCAGAACCATCCTCAGGGCGATCTCGCCGATGAGGTCCAGCCGCTCACCGACTCGTTCGAGGACGACGGCCCCGATGAGGACCTCGGGATGGTTGCGGCTCCTCACCACGACGACGGGCCCGAGCCTTTGCTTGACGACGAGGACCGGCCCCACCAGGCCAACGGGCATCATCTTCTCGAGGGTCGCAATGGTCATGACGCCATCGAAATACCGGTCGACGACCTCCCCAGCCGCCACAACGGAGCCTTTACGAACGGATCGCACCTGGACCTGCCCATCTGGCGAAGGCACCGCTTCCGGTTCGGCAGCGGCGGTAGCAAAGGCCAGGGCCGAAGCAAGCGGCGACGGTAACACGATCCTTGAGAACCAGAAGCTCATGCTGGACCGTCGCTGGCAGATCATCTCCGCAACGATCGCGTCGGCCGCCTACTGGTTGCAGCGCCAAGGCGTCCTGGTCCGAACGACGCTCGACGGTCGTCCGGCCTGGGCCGTTCGTTATGTGCGTCGGGGGGTTGGCGACCGGCGTTCTCCGATCTGAATTCTCCACATCCCACATCTCCAGGAGTGACGTTATGACGCTTTCTGAGCGCGTCGCTGAGCTCGTCCGCGCCGCCTTTCCTAGCCTCTGGGTCACGTCGTTCGAGCACGACGACGCCGTGGCTGAGTTGGCCGAGCTCTGCCGGGCTCGGGGCTGGTCCCTGGCCGAATGGGACCTGGAGCTGGGCCTGCGGGGCCCGCGAGCCGGACCGCCCACGACCGACGGGTCCGATGCGGGGGCACACGGCCCGGGGGCGCTTGTCGCCGACGGGTCCGACCCGATGGCCGCGTTGCGGGCCCTCTCACGGCTTGCGCCCGGCGAGGGGGATGGGGCGGCCCTCCTCATCCTGCGTAATCTGTACAGGCTGCTCGGCTCGGCCGAGCTGATCCCGGCGCTCGACGCGGCGCTGGCGCGGGGCAAGCGGGATCGCACCACGATCGTCATCCTGGCGCCGGCGGTCGCGTTGCCGCAGGAGCTGGAGCGGCAATTTGTCGTCATTGAACATGCCCTGCCGGGCCGCGACCAGCTGGAGGGGATCGCCCGCGCGATCGCCACCGAGCCGGGCGAGCTGCCGGCCGAAGGGCCTGAGCGTGACGCGGTGCTCGATGCCGCCGCCGGGTTGACCCGGCTGGAGGCCGAGGGGGCGGTCGCCTTGTCGCTCGTGCGCCACGGCCGGGTGCAGCCCGAAACGCTCTGGGAGTTGAAAGCGCAAGCACTGACCCGCTCGGGCCTGATGCGTCTGCATCGGGGCGGCGCGGGCTTCGCCGGCCGCGGATGCCTGGACGCCCTGAAGTCCTTCTCTTCCCGCGCCCTGCGCCCCGGTCGCCCGGCGGGGGGGCGGCCCAGGGGAGTGCTGCTCCTCGGGGTTCCGGGCACGGGCAAGAGCGCGTTTGAGCGGTCGCTGGGCCAGGAAGTGGGCCGGCCGACGCTCGTGATGGAGGTCGGCGCACTCATGGGTTCGCTGGTGGGCGAGACCGAGGCCCGCACCCGGCAAGCGCTGGCGATCGCCGATCCGATGGCCCTCTCGCTGGTCTTCGTGGACGAGGTGCGCAGTGGAGGTTGATGACGCAATGGAAGGGGACACCCTTCCCCTGACGATTCCAGGTCGTCTTGAGCCCTTGGGTCGTAGCCGGGACTGATGCCGGTCCTCGGTGAAAGAGCTGACCCTGAAAGGCCTTGTGAGGCGCGAAGCAGACCGCCGAGAGGCAAGGCTTGGCTGAGTGGTGATATGGTGAGCCAAACGAACCGGGTTTCAAGCTTCGGGAAACGAAGCTCCCTCCACGCAATATTCTGCTTACCTCGGCGACGGGGTGAGGCGGGGAGGCGATCCAGGGAACGGACCCCGAGGGGGCCGTTCCGACAGCCAGGGGATCATTTCGTCGTCCGCTGGAAGTGTGCTGGGCCACCTGGACTATCCCAGCACCACGATCGGGAGCCCGTAGTGAACGGG encodes the following:
- a CDS encoding sigma-70 family RNA polymerase sigma factor; this translates as MNDITRILSDIEQGDPRAVERLLPLVYDELRRLAARQLAREAPGQTLQPTALVHEAYLRLIGPSQVGWEGRGHFYAAAAEAMRRVLVDAARRRQSLRRGGELRRRELLDGDLKIEPDSDNILDLDEALTRLRAEDPRAAELVTLRVFSGMTIEEVAQVLAISPRTANRTWAYARAWLGRELGALGPEGANHEDEKPCD
- a CDS encoding AAA family ATPase, whose protein sequence is MTLSERVAELVRAAFPSLWVTSFEHDDAVAELAELCRARGWSLAEWDLELGLRGPRAGPPTTDGSDAGAHGPGALVADGSDPMAALRALSRLAPGEGDGAALLILRNLYRLLGSAELIPALDAALARGKRDRTTIVILAPAVALPQELERQFVVIEHALPGRDQLEGIARAIATEPGELPAEGPERDAVLDAAAGLTRLEAEGAVALSLVRHGRVQPETLWELKAQALTRSGLMRLHRGGAGFAGRGCLDALKSFSSRALRPGRPAGGRPRGVLLLGVPGTGKSAFERSLGQEVGRPTLVMEVGALMGSLVGETEARTRQALAIADPMALSLVFVDEVRSGG